A window of Thioalbus denitrificans genomic DNA:
GATGGCCGCCTCCCAGGCGGAGAGATCGGTGAGCGCCACGAACGTGGTCTCCACGCCGAAGCGGGAGAGATAGTTGCCGAACAGGCTCACGGTGCTGCCGAACAGGCTGCGGGAGGCGACGATGTGATCACCGCCCCGCAGCAGGGCGAGACAGCTGCTGAGGATGGCCGCCATGCCCGAGGCGGTGGCGACGCAGGCCTCGGCGCCCTCCAGGGCGGCGAGGCGCTCCTCGAACATGCGCACCGTGGGGTTGGTGAAGCGGGAGTAGATATTGCCGGGGCTCTCGCCGGCAAAGCGGGCCGCCGCTTCCGCGGCGCTCGCGAAGACGAAGCTGGAGGTGGTGAAGATCGGCTCGGAGTGCTCGCCCTCGGCGGTGCGCAGCTGGCCGGCGCGCACCGCCAGGGTGTCGAAGCCGAACGGTTCCTGGTCGGTGTCGCGTTTCTCTTCCGTGGTCATCGGCTCAGGCACTGTTGCGGAGATCGAGGATGTCGGGTGCACCTTCCTTGCCGTCGGCGGCCTCCTTGGCCGCGTCGTTGCGTCGTTCCTCCAGGGCGTTCAGGTAGGCCTCGTCCACGTCCCCGGTGACGTAGCGGCCGTCGAAGACCGAGCAGTCGAAGTTATCGATCCGGGGATTCCCCTCCCGCGCCGCGGCGATGAGATCCTCCAGCTCCTGGAAGATGAGCCGGTCGGCGCCGATGAGCTCGCGCACCTGCTCCACCGTGCGGCCGTGGGCCACCAGCTCGTTGGCACTGGGCATGTCGATGCCGTAGACGTTGGGATAGCGGACGGGGGGCGCGGCCGAGGCGAAATAGACCTTGTTCGCGCCCGCCTCGCGGGCCATCTGGATGATCTGCTGCGAGGTGGTGCCGCGGACGATGGAATCGTCGATGAGCAGTACGTTCTTGCCGCGGAACTCCATGTCGATGGCGTTGAGCTTCTGGCGCACCGACTTCTTGCGCATCTTCTGTCCGGGCATGATGAAGGTGCGCCCGATGTAGCGGTTCTTCACGAAGCCTTCCCGGTACTTGATGCCGAGGATGTTCGCCAGTTCCAGTGCGCCGGTACGGCTGGTGTCCGGGATCGGAATCACCACGTCGATATCGTGGTCCGGCCACTCCCGCAGGATCTTCTCCGCGAGGGTCTCGCCCATGCGCATCCGCGCCTTGTAGACCGAGATGCGGTCCATGATTGAATCGGGGCGGGCCAGATAGACCAGCTCGAAGATGCAGGGCGAGGTGACCGGTTTCTCGGCGCACTGGCGGGTATAGAGGTTGGCGTCGCGATCGATGAATACCGCCTCGCCCGGCTCCAGGTCGCGGATGAGGTCGAAGCCGGACACGTCCAGGGCGACGCTCTCGGAGGCCACCATGCACTCGGGACCGTTGCTGGTCTCGCGCACGCCGAACACCACCGGACGGATACCGTGAGGGTCGCGGAAGGCGACGATGCCGTAGCCGGTGATCATGGCCACCGCCGCATAGCCCCCCTTGCAGCGGCGGTGCACGCCGGCCACCGCCGCGAAGATGTCGTTCTCGTCGATGCGCATCTTGCCCAGCTGCTGCAGCTCATGGGCCAGGATGTTGAGCAGTACCTCGGAATCTGAACCGGTGTTGATGTGACGCAGGTCGGACGCGAACAGCTCCCGCTTCAGCTCATCGGCATTGGTGAGATTGCCGTTGTGGGCCAGGGTGATGCCGTAGGGGGAGTTGACGTAGAAGGGCTGCGCCTCCGCCGAGGTGGAGTGACCGGCAGTGGGATAGCGCACATGGCCGATGCCCATGAAACCCTTCAGCTTGATCATGTGCCGGGTATGAAAGACATCCTTCACCAGCCCGTTGTCCTTGCGCAGGTGCAGACGACCCTCGTCGCTGGTGACGATACCCGCCGCATCCTGTCCACGGTGCTGCAGTACCGTGAGTGCGTCGTAGATGGACTGGTTGACGTTGGTCTTGGCGACGATGCCGACTATGCCACACATGACAACAACCCTCGTGCTGGCTCATAAACCATAGTGTACTGCGCCGTGTTGGATGCCGCATTCGGCGGGAACCGTTCGCCCCGACACGGCTCGCATCGGCACGGAAACGACGGACTGTCCGGCTGTGTGGACAGCGGCTGAATCACGGCCCCGCGGACAGGCCGGAAGCGGAACCGCCGGACACCGGGAATCAGCCGAATACGATGTTGCCGCCGATGTCCGGCGGCAGGAACTCACGGATCCAGATGGCGAGCATCTGGAAGTGCGGCAGGAGCATCGAGTCCTGCCACCAGGGATCCTGCGGCAGCGGCGTGAGGCCGGCCAGCAGCACCAGCAGCGCCACCACCGCCACGCCGCGCGCCGCCCCGAAGACCATGCCGAGAACGCGATCGGTTCCGCTCAGCCCCGTCTTGTCCACCAGCTGGCCGATGAGGAAGTTGACCAGTCCCCCGGCCACCAGCGTGGCGAGGAACAGTGCGAAGAAAGCCAGGGCCAGGCGTACGGACGGGGTGTTGATGTGATCGACGAACAGCGCTTCCAGGCTCTCGGAATAGGTGATGGCGACCCAGAAGGCCGCGGCCCACACCAGCAGGGAAAGCGCCTCGCGGGCGAATCCACGCACCAGGCTGATGAGCGTGGAAACCAGCAGGATGCCGAGAATGACGAAATCGACCCAGTTCATGCGTAGCGCAGACAACCGTCGCCCGGAACAGGAAAGGTGCGAATTGTAGCAGACCCCGGCTCAGGCCCAAAACACAATGTCTGCAACGGAGAGGTGTTCGGAAAAGCTTACAAACCGCAGATTGGCGTCGATTTACGGTGATTGTCGTTACAGGCATGGCGGGTATGCGTCACCGTGCCGGTGATTCCCGCCTTGGCAATCCGGACGTTCGGCTGGAGCATATGGACGGTCGCAACCGCGGAAGTGACTGTGAAGGCAACATTAACGTCAATCCACGTCAATCTGCGGTTGACTCGATCTTCAGGGGTAGCGGACGACGAGGGCCTTGAGGCCCTGGGACTGCTGCAGGCGTGCGGCCAGGGCGTCGGCCTTCTCCCGCTGGATCTCGGGTCCCACGAAGACCCGGGTGAAGGCGCTGCCGTCGGCGCTGCGGCCGGGCTCGGTGAAGGCGGTGAAACCGGCCGCCTTGAGGCGATCCCGGAGCGCCTGGGCGTTGTCGGCGCTGGAGAAGCTGCCCACCTGGACCGCCCAGGCGGTGACCTCCCCGCCGGCCTGCGAACCCGGGGCGGCAGGCGGCTTTGCTGCCGGTTCCGGCGCGGGCGCCGGTTTGGGCGCCGGCTTGGGCGCCGGCTTGGGCGCCGGCTTGGGTGCGGGACTGGGAGCCGGCTCGGGCTCGGGGGCGGGTTCCGGGGCCGCTGTGGGAGTGGGAACCGGTTCCGGGGCCGGTGCGGGCTCGGGAGGGGCCGCCGGCGGTTCACTGGGCAGCGGGGGCACCATGGGACGCTCCGGCACGCTGGGCGCCTCGCGCAGCGGCTGCACCCGGGAGGCGAACCCACCCTCGGGCTTGGGCGGAATGTCGGACTGGACAGTCACCCGGTCCGGGCCCGGACCGTCCAGGATCATCGGAATGAAGATGACCCCGAGGGCCACCAGCACCGCAGCTCCGACCAACCGCTGTTTCAGTCCCCTGTCCACAGTCTCCCCTCTCCTGCCGGAAGGCTTCCAGCCCTTCAGGCCATTATAGGATTCTCTCCATGGCTTCCGCCACGGTGCGGAAAGATCCGAACACCAGCACCCGATCCCCGGGACGGGCGTCCGCCAGGGCCGCGTCGAGGGCGTCGGCCACATGCGGGTGGCCGCCGCTCACTTCCGCACCGAGCGTCGAGAGGCAATCCTCGAGACGGCTGGCCGGTGCCCCGCGCGCTCCCTCCAGCCCGGCGGGAAACCACGCGTCGATTCGATCCGTGAGAGCGCCAAGGGTGCCGCAGCCATCCTTGTCGGCAAGCATCGCCACCACCGCCAGGGTGCGTCCATCGCAGTCCGTCGCGGCCAGCCGTTCGGCCAGCCGGGTGGCCGCGGCCGGATTGTGGGCCACATCCAGGATCACGGGGACTTCGCCGTCGATGACCTGGAAGCGACCCGGCAGGCTGGTGTCCGTCAGCCCCTGGCGCACCGCCTCTTCGCTCACGACGACCCGTTCGGGCAGGCAGGCGAGCGCCATCAGCGCGGTGGCTGCGTTCTGCAGCTCGAGGCGGGGACGGGGCAGGCCGGTGAGCTGAATCTCGCCCGCATTCCAGGACCAGTCCCGGCCCGTTTCCCGAAAGCGGAAATGGGCTCCGGCCCGGTAGAGCCGGGCGCCGGTCGCACGGGCGTGGGCGAGCAGGCTGGCGGGTGGTTCGGGATCGCCGCACACCGCCGGGCGTCCGGCACGGAATATTCCGGCCTTTTCCCGGCCAATGGCCTCGCGCGTCTCGCCCAGCCAGTCCGTATGGTCGATATCCACGCTGGTGACCACCGCCACGTCCGGTTCGACGAGATTGACCGCGTCCAGGCGCCCGCCAAGCCCCACCTCGAGCACCGCGACCTCCACGCCGGCGCGCACGAACAGATCCAGCGCCGCCAGGGTGCCGAACTCGAAATAGGTGAGCGAGGTTTCGCCGCGGGCGGATTCCACCCGCTCGAAGGCCGCGCAGAGCGCATCGTCCGGCACTTCCGTGCCGCCGATGCGGATCCGCTCGTTGTAACGCAGCAGGTGGGGGGAGGTGTAGGCGCCGACACGGCGCCCGGCAGCCAGCAGCACCGACTCCATGAGCCGGACCACCGAGCCCTTGCCGTTGGTGCCGCCCACCGTCACGGTGACGAATGGAACCTGCGCCGGCCCGAGCCGCCGCCATACCTCGCCGACCCGCTCGAGCCCCAGTTCGATTTCCCGCGGATGCAGCCGCTCCAGGCGCTCCAGCCATTCCCGCAGTCCGCGGGCGGAGTTCATCGCCACGGAAACGGCATCACGTCGGTCGTTGTCCCGCGGTCATGGCAGAACCGTGCGGCCATCGTCAGGCGTTCCCCTCGCCGTCCGGGTCCGACGCATCGTCAGGGGCCGCGGATTCCCGCTTCGGCTGTTCCACCTTCACCTCCTCGGCCTCCACCGGCGGATGGGTCCGCTCGGTGAGCATGGCCAGGACGGCGCCCAGGCGATCGCGGAGCTCGCGCCGATCCACGATCATGTCGATGAGGCCGTGCTCGAGCAGGAACTCGCTGCGCTGGAAACCCTCCGGCAGGGTTTCGCGGACCGTCTGCTCG
This region includes:
- the purF gene encoding amidophosphoribosyltransferase; protein product: MCGIVGIVAKTNVNQSIYDALTVLQHRGQDAAGIVTSDEGRLHLRKDNGLVKDVFHTRHMIKLKGFMGIGHVRYPTAGHSTSAEAQPFYVNSPYGITLAHNGNLTNADELKRELFASDLRHINTGSDSEVLLNILAHELQQLGKMRIDENDIFAAVAGVHRRCKGGYAAVAMITGYGIVAFRDPHGIRPVVFGVRETSNGPECMVASESVALDVSGFDLIRDLEPGEAVFIDRDANLYTRQCAEKPVTSPCIFELVYLARPDSIMDRISVYKARMRMGETLAEKILREWPDHDIDVVIPIPDTSRTGALELANILGIKYREGFVKNRYIGRTFIMPGQKMRKKSVRQKLNAIDMEFRGKNVLLIDDSIVRGTTSQQIIQMAREAGANKVYFASAAPPVRYPNVYGIDMPSANELVAHGRTVEQVRELIGADRLIFQELEDLIAAAREGNPRIDNFDCSVFDGRYVTGDVDEAYLNALEERRNDAAKEAADGKEGAPDILDLRNSA
- a CDS encoding CvpA family protein; the protein is MNWVDFVILGILLVSTLISLVRGFAREALSLLVWAAAFWVAITYSESLEALFVDHINTPSVRLALAFFALFLATLVAGGLVNFLIGQLVDKTGLSGTDRVLGMVFGAARGVAVVALLVLLAGLTPLPQDPWWQDSMLLPHFQMLAIWIREFLPPDIGGNIVFG
- a CDS encoding SPOR domain-containing protein gives rise to the protein MVGAAVLVALGVIFIPMILDGPGPDRVTVQSDIPPKPEGGFASRVQPLREAPSVPERPMVPPLPSEPPAAPPEPAPAPEPVPTPTAAPEPAPEPEPAPSPAPKPAPKPAPKPAPKPAPAPEPAAKPPAAPGSQAGGEVTAWAVQVGSFSSADNAQALRDRLKAAGFTAFTEPGRSADGSAFTRVFVGPEIQREKADALAARLQQSQGLKALVVRYP
- the folC gene encoding bifunctional tetrahydrofolate synthase/dihydrofolate synthase; the protein is MNSARGLREWLERLERLHPREIELGLERVGEVWRRLGPAQVPFVTVTVGGTNGKGSVVRLMESVLLAAGRRVGAYTSPHLLRYNERIRIGGTEVPDDALCAAFERVESARGETSLTYFEFGTLAALDLFVRAGVEVAVLEVGLGGRLDAVNLVEPDVAVVTSVDIDHTDWLGETREAIGREKAGIFRAGRPAVCGDPEPPASLLAHARATGARLYRAGAHFRFRETGRDWSWNAGEIQLTGLPRPRLELQNAATALMALACLPERVVVSEEAVRQGLTDTSLPGRFQVIDGEVPVILDVAHNPAAATRLAERLAATDCDGRTLAVVAMLADKDGCGTLGALTDRIDAWFPAGLEGARGAPASRLEDCLSTLGAEVSGGHPHVADALDAALADARPGDRVLVFGSFRTVAEAMERIL